From Armatimonadota bacterium, the proteins below share one genomic window:
- the eno gene encoding phosphopyruvate hydratase: MAAIASVRAREILDSRGYPTVEVEVRLSDGATGRAAVPSGASTGAHEALELRDGDRSRYGGRGVRRAVAHVTEVIGPRIVGRDADDQAGLDRLLAELDGTPNKSRLGANAILGVSLAVARAAAASRGVPLYRHLGGDDARTLPVPLMNVINGGLHADNPLDVQEFMIVPGGAPSFSEALRMGAETFHALGRLLRQRGLSTSVGDEGGFAPALRSTEEALDALLAAIEAAGYRPGDHVAVALDVAATNLLQGGVYAFPGEGVRRAPEDLIAYYERLCASYPIVSLEDGLAEDAWEDWKTLTARLGGRVQLVGDDLFVTHPERVRRGISLGVATAVLVKVNQIGTLTETLETVALARQAGYGIIISHRSGETEDTTIADLAVATRAGQIKTGAPSRGERVCKYNQLLRIEEDLGDRARFAGWQAVTRRPAGRSPA; this comes from the coding sequence ATGGCCGCCATTGCCTCTGTCCGCGCGCGCGAGATCCTGGACTCCCGGGGATATCCCACCGTGGAGGTGGAGGTCCGCCTCAGCGACGGCGCCACCGGACGCGCGGCGGTACCGTCGGGCGCCTCCACCGGAGCCCACGAGGCGCTGGAGCTGCGGGACGGCGACCGCTCCCGGTACGGCGGGCGGGGCGTGCGCCGGGCGGTGGCCCACGTGACCGAGGTGATCGGACCCCGGATCGTGGGGCGGGACGCCGACGACCAGGCCGGGCTGGACCGCCTGCTGGCGGAGCTGGACGGCACGCCCAACAAGTCACGCCTGGGCGCCAACGCGATCCTGGGCGTCTCCCTGGCCGTGGCCCGGGCGGCGGCGGCATCCCGGGGGGTGCCCCTGTACCGGCACCTGGGCGGGGACGACGCTCGCACGCTGCCGGTGCCGCTGATGAACGTCATCAACGGCGGCCTCCACGCCGATAACCCCCTGGACGTGCAGGAGTTCATGATCGTCCCCGGCGGCGCCCCCTCCTTCTCCGAGGCCCTGCGCATGGGGGCCGAGACATTCCACGCCCTGGGGCGCCTGCTGCGCCAGCGGGGTCTGAGCACATCGGTGGGCGACGAGGGAGGGTTCGCCCCCGCCCTGCGCTCCACCGAGGAAGCCCTGGACGCCCTGCTGGCCGCCATCGAGGCCGCCGGCTACCGGCCGGGGGACCACGTGGCCGTGGCGCTGGACGTCGCCGCCACCAACCTGCTGCAGGGCGGCGTCTACGCCTTTCCGGGCGAGGGCGTCCGGCGCGCGCCCGAGGACCTGATCGCATACTACGAGCGACTGTGCGCCTCGTATCCCATCGTCTCGCTGGAGGACGGCCTGGCCGAGGACGCGTGGGAGGACTGGAAGACCCTCACCGCCCGCCTGGGCGGCCGGGTGCAGCTGGTGGGCGACGATCTCTTCGTCACCCACCCGGAGCGGGTCCGGCGCGGGATCTCCCTGGGCGTGGCCACGGCCGTCCTGGTGAAGGTCAATCAGATCGGCACCCTCACCGAGACCCTGGAGACCGTGGCCCTGGCCCGGCAGGCGGGTTACGGCATCATCATCTCCCACCGCTCGGGGGAGACCGAGGACACCACCATCGCCGACCTGGCGGTGGCCACCCGCGCGGGGCAGATCAAGACCGGCGCACCCTCCCGGGGCGAGCGGGTCTGCAAGTACAACCAGCTGCTGCGCATCGAGGAAGACCTCGGCGACCGCGCCCGGTTTGCCGGATGGCAGGCCGTCACCCGGCGGCCGGCCGGGCGCTCCCCCGCCTGA
- a CDS encoding septum formation initiator family protein has translation MSLGSAVLRGRSRRRLAVGAAAAAVGAVAAAVFGSATLEVYRLEREAARLQRLRTDLIRQNAALREEIRLLHTPAYIEKLAREQLGLVRPDEVALLIVPASPPPPAAPPAPPPRDGWPRRLWRGLRSVLTR, from the coding sequence GTGAGCCTGGGTTCCGCGGTCTTGCGCGGCCGCAGTCGCCGCCGGCTGGCGGTGGGCGCCGCGGCGGCCGCTGTCGGGGCGGTCGCCGCCGCGGTCTTCGGCTCGGCAACCCTGGAGGTCTACCGGCTGGAACGGGAAGCCGCGCGCCTGCAGCGGCTGCGGACCGACCTGATCCGCCAGAACGCGGCCCTGCGCGAGGAGATCCGCCTGCTGCACACCCCCGCGTACATCGAGAAACTGGCCCGGGAACAGCTGGGGCTGGTCCGGCCCGACGAGGTGGCCCTGCTGATCGTCCCCGCCTCCCCGCCGCCGCCCGCCGCCCCGCCGGCTCCGCCGCCCCGCGACGGGTGGCCCCGGCGCCTGTGGCGGGGGCTGCGGAGTGTGCTGACCCGCTAG
- the mfd gene encoding transcription-repair coupling factor: protein MATSRGVVHPGRSAIGTLSGLLPLLRNLPEYARALAALRDGRHPLVVGPARAEKAYLLAALAEDLTLARGHVLVICPSQDAADRLHDDLLTFRSDLEGRVVFFPQPDLLRPEEPPSPQVAGERLAVMLRLGQGDPAWVLAPVGALLRPVPSAAELRASARILAAGQRTDRDALVEYLHASGYTRVELVESKGQFAVRGGIVDLFPPHLDRPVRAEWLGDDIESLRVFDPSTQRSTGTVAEVVVPPADDRPGTATLLDYLPGGSLLVYDEPDELRRQCRALREHAGDGGLLDWDALESGGQTLRRLSLSTLHPSFRADMEVTLPCAGVETFAGQMRLLSRRLQEWQAAGRRIVVVTTQSHRIREILSDHGVPGVAPAGPGEVPAPGQVAVADGPLSGGFQMDPLDLVVVTDSEIVGWRRRRRRMRFREGVRLYSWTDLSPGDLVVHVHHGIGIYRGMVRLLMGGAERDYLELEYAQGDRLYVPTDQIDLVQRYIGVEGQQPRIHRLGGAEWEREKKRVREAARELARELLQLYALRETAQGHAFGPDTPWQQELEATFEFEETPDQWLAIQDVKRDMESPRPMDRLIAGDVGYGKTEVALRAAFKAVMDGRQVAVLVPTTVLAQQHYTVFLKRLAPYPVTVEVLSRFRSRAEQRKVLEGLAAGTVDIVIGTHRLLQPDVRFRNLGLVIIDEEQRFGVRHKEHLKKLRATVDVLALTATPIPRTLHMSLVGLRDMSVMETPPEARLPIHTEVRPYDDALVRAAILRELDRGGQVYVVHNRVETIERAARRIRALVPEARVAVAHGQMPEDRLEQVMLDFLGGRFDVLVCTTIVEIGLDIPRVNTILIEDAHLMGLSQLYQLRGRVGRSDRQAYCYLLYPRGAALTEEARQRLEAMREFVELGSGFKLALRDLEIRGAGNLLGPEQHGHLAAVGFELYTRLLDEAVRELRGQAVEEAPAPTIDLGLDAYLPQDYIPDEGQRMAMYRKMAAARTPEEADGVADEIVDRYGPPPPPAAALLDLLRLRELARDAGMASITREHDRILIRPAAGWTLSPEEEARLVGRFRGRLTVSGPVLRLQAPGPAQAADVEAVRQVLDALRGLTRRREPAGVAASGPGG from the coding sequence GTGGCCACGTCTCGGGGTGTCGTACACCCGGGGCGAAGCGCGATCGGGACGCTGTCGGGGCTGCTGCCCCTGCTGCGGAACCTGCCCGAGTACGCCCGCGCCCTCGCCGCCCTGCGGGACGGCCGCCATCCGCTGGTGGTCGGCCCTGCCCGCGCGGAGAAGGCATATCTTCTGGCCGCGCTGGCGGAGGACCTGACCCTCGCCCGAGGTCACGTCCTGGTGATCTGCCCGTCCCAGGACGCCGCCGACCGCCTGCACGACGACCTGCTCACCTTCCGCTCCGACCTGGAGGGCCGCGTCGTGTTCTTCCCCCAGCCGGACCTCCTGCGGCCCGAGGAGCCGCCGTCCCCGCAGGTGGCCGGCGAGCGCCTGGCGGTGATGCTGCGCCTGGGCCAGGGCGACCCCGCCTGGGTCCTGGCCCCGGTGGGTGCTCTGCTGCGGCCGGTGCCCTCGGCCGCCGAGCTGCGCGCCTCGGCCCGGATCCTGGCGGCGGGCCAGCGGACCGACCGGGATGCGCTGGTGGAATACCTGCATGCCTCCGGCTACACGCGGGTGGAGCTGGTCGAGTCCAAAGGGCAGTTCGCCGTCCGCGGCGGGATCGTGGACCTCTTCCCCCCGCACCTGGACCGCCCGGTGCGGGCCGAGTGGCTGGGCGACGACATCGAGTCCCTGCGGGTGTTCGACCCCTCGACCCAGCGCAGCACCGGCACCGTGGCCGAGGTGGTGGTCCCGCCGGCGGATGACCGCCCCGGCACAGCCACCCTCCTGGACTACCTGCCCGGGGGCTCCCTCCTGGTCTACGACGAGCCCGACGAGCTGCGCCGCCAGTGCCGCGCCCTGCGGGAGCACGCCGGCGACGGGGGGCTGCTGGACTGGGACGCCCTGGAGTCCGGCGGGCAGACTCTGCGCCGCCTGAGCCTCTCCACCCTGCACCCGTCCTTCCGGGCCGACATGGAGGTCACTCTGCCCTGCGCCGGCGTGGAGACCTTCGCCGGACAGATGCGCCTGCTCAGCCGCCGCCTGCAGGAGTGGCAGGCGGCGGGCCGGCGGATCGTGGTGGTCACCACCCAGAGTCACCGGATTCGGGAAATTCTCTCCGACCACGGCGTGCCGGGAGTGGCGCCGGCCGGCCCCGGGGAGGTGCCGGCGCCGGGGCAGGTGGCGGTGGCCGACGGCCCGCTGTCGGGCGGATTCCAGATGGACCCTCTGGACCTGGTGGTGGTCACCGACAGCGAGATCGTGGGCTGGCGGCGCCGGCGGCGGCGGATGCGCTTCCGGGAGGGCGTCCGCCTGTACTCGTGGACGGATCTCTCCCCGGGCGACCTGGTGGTGCACGTGCACCACGGTATCGGCATCTACCGGGGAATGGTCCGCCTGCTGATGGGCGGCGCCGAGAGGGACTACCTGGAGCTGGAGTATGCCCAGGGCGACCGGCTGTACGTGCCCACCGACCAGATCGACCTGGTGCAGCGCTACATCGGCGTGGAGGGCCAGCAGCCCCGCATCCACCGCCTGGGGGGCGCCGAGTGGGAGCGGGAGAAGAAGCGCGTGCGGGAGGCCGCCCGGGAGCTGGCCCGGGAGCTGCTGCAGCTGTACGCCCTGCGGGAGACGGCGCAGGGGCACGCCTTCGGCCCCGACACGCCCTGGCAGCAGGAGCTGGAGGCCACCTTCGAGTTCGAGGAAACCCCCGACCAGTGGCTGGCCATCCAGGATGTCAAGAGGGACATGGAGTCCCCCCGTCCCATGGACCGCCTCATCGCCGGGGACGTGGGCTATGGCAAGACCGAGGTGGCCCTGCGGGCCGCGTTCAAGGCCGTCATGGACGGCCGGCAGGTGGCCGTGCTGGTGCCCACCACGGTCCTGGCTCAGCAGCACTACACCGTCTTCCTCAAGCGTCTGGCCCCCTACCCGGTGACGGTGGAGGTCCTCAGCCGCTTCCGCAGCCGCGCCGAGCAGCGCAAGGTCCTGGAGGGGCTGGCGGCGGGGACCGTGGACATCGTCATCGGCACCCACCGGCTGCTGCAGCCCGACGTGCGCTTCCGCAACCTGGGCCTGGTGATCATCGACGAGGAGCAGCGGTTCGGCGTCCGCCACAAGGAGCACCTGAAGAAACTGCGGGCCACCGTGGACGTGCTCGCCCTCACCGCCACGCCCATCCCCCGCACCCTGCACATGTCCCTGGTGGGACTGCGGGACATGTCGGTGATGGAGACGCCGCCCGAGGCCCGGCTGCCCATCCACACCGAGGTCCGCCCCTACGACGACGCCCTGGTGCGCGCCGCCATCCTGCGCGAGCTGGACCGGGGCGGGCAGGTGTACGTGGTCCACAACCGGGTGGAGACCATCGAGCGGGCGGCGCGGCGCATCCGGGCCCTGGTGCCCGAGGCCAGAGTGGCGGTGGCCCACGGGCAGATGCCCGAAGACCGGCTGGAGCAGGTGATGCTGGACTTTCTGGGCGGGCGGTTCGACGTCCTGGTCTGCACCACCATCGTGGAAATCGGCCTGGACATCCCCCGGGTCAACACCATCCTCATCGAGGATGCGCACCTGATGGGCCTGTCCCAGCTGTACCAGCTGCGGGGGCGGGTGGGGCGGTCGGACCGGCAGGCCTACTGCTACCTGCTGTACCCGCGGGGGGCGGCGCTGACCGAGGAGGCCCGCCAGCGTCTGGAAGCCATGCGGGAGTTCGTCGAGCTGGGCTCGGGCTTCAAGCTGGCCCTGCGGGATCTGGAGATCCGGGGCGCCGGCAACCTGCTGGGCCCCGAGCAGCATGGACACCTGGCGGCGGTGGGCTTTGAGCTGTACACCCGCCTGCTGGACGAGGCCGTGCGGGAACTGCGCGGGCAGGCGGTGGAGGAGGCCCCCGCCCCCACCATCGACCTGGGCCTGGACGCCTACCTGCCGCAGGACTACATCCCCGACGAGGGCCAGCGCATGGCCATGTACCGGAAGATGGCCGCGGCCCGCACCCCGGAGGAGGCCGACGGCGTGGCCGACGAGATCGTCGACCGCTACGGGCCGCCCCCGCCGCCGGCGGCGGCGTTGCTGGACCTGCTGCGGCTGCGGGAACTGGCGCGGGACGCCGGGATGGCGTCCATCACCCGCGAGCACGACCGCATCCTGATCCGCCCCGCGGCCGGGTGGACCCTGTCTCCGGAGGAAGAGGCCCGCCTCGTCGGCCGGTTCCGGGGACGGCTGACGGTGTCCGGCCCCGTCCTGCGCCTGCAGGCGCCGGGGCCCGCCCAGGCCGCCGACGTGGAAGCGGTGCGCCAGGTCCTGGACGCCCTGCGGGGGCTCACGCGCCGCCGCGAGCCCGCCGGGGTTGCGGCCTCCGGACCCGGAGGGTAG
- a CDS encoding peptidylprolyl isomerase — translation MGGRARTAVLIAIGLLLGAGAVAALTAGMRRGTAVAASVNGEVIYQRELDAEVDAIARQYGIDASTPDGRRQRREIARIVLDQLIDQRLILQQARLHNALPTEADVDAQVAEIRRTFPTDADFEAALAQRRLTLADLRSRLRSSLAVRRLLTRVAPVTVSEDEVVRYFREHRGEFDRPEQVRVRHILLDDQRVAELVLGRLRRGELFDALARQYSRDADSRERGGDLGWVSRGQLVPEFEQVAFSLQPGQVSGVVRTQYGYHIIQLLERRPPVAATLDQVREQVRQRLLASKQEAAFQQWLQTVRAQARIVRTDRPTE, via the coding sequence ATGGGCGGACGCGCGCGCACCGCAGTCCTCATCGCCATCGGGCTCCTGCTGGGCGCCGGCGCGGTGGCCGCCCTCACCGCGGGCATGCGCCGGGGCACGGCGGTGGCGGCCTCGGTGAACGGCGAGGTGATCTACCAGCGGGAGCTGGACGCCGAGGTGGACGCCATCGCCCGCCAGTACGGGATCGACGCCTCCACCCCCGACGGCCGCCGCCAGCGCCGGGAGATCGCCCGGATCGTCCTGGACCAGCTCATCGACCAGCGGCTGATCCTGCAGCAGGCGCGCCTGCACAACGCGCTGCCCACCGAGGCCGACGTGGACGCTCAGGTGGCGGAGATCCGCCGCACCTTCCCCACCGACGCCGACTTCGAGGCGGCGCTGGCCCAGCGCCGCCTCACCCTGGCCGACCTGCGCTCGCGCCTGCGCAGCTCCCTGGCGGTGCGCCGGCTGCTCACCCGCGTGGCCCCGGTGACGGTGAGCGAGGACGAGGTGGTGCGCTACTTCCGGGAGCACCGCGGCGAGTTCGACCGCCCCGAGCAGGTCCGCGTGCGGCACATCCTGCTGGACGATCAGCGGGTCGCCGAGCTGGTGCTGGGCCGCCTGCGGCGAGGCGAGCTCTTCGACGCGCTGGCCCGCCAGTACTCGCGGGACGCCGACAGCCGGGAACGGGGCGGGGACCTGGGGTGGGTGAGCCGGGGTCAGCTGGTCCCCGAATTCGAGCAGGTGGCGTTTTCCCTGCAACCCGGGCAGGTCTCGGGGGTCGTGCGCACCCAGTATGGGTATCACATCATCCAGCTGCTGGAGCGCCGCCCGCCGGTGGCCGCCACGCTGGACCAGGTGCGCGAGCAGGTGCGCCAGCGGCTGCTGGCCAGCAAGCAGGAGGCGGCGTTCCAGCAGTGGCTGCAGACCGTGCGCGCCCAGGCGCGGATCGTCCGGACAGACCGCCCCACCGAATAG
- a CDS encoding S4 domain-containing protein, with protein sequence MRLDKFLQASRLVRRRAVARDLCAAGRVRLNGVPARPSSPVREGDIITLTLGDRRVVARVRALPDHPGPDAPVEILTRLRVSDLPDAPDAQREALER encoded by the coding sequence ATGCGGCTGGACAAGTTCCTGCAGGCCAGCCGGCTGGTCCGCCGGAGGGCCGTGGCCCGCGACCTGTGCGCGGCCGGACGGGTGCGGCTCAATGGCGTGCCGGCCCGGCCGTCGTCGCCGGTGCGGGAGGGAGACATCATCACCCTCACCCTGGGCGACAGGCGGGTGGTGGCCCGGGTGCGGGCCCTCCCCGACCATCCCGGCCCGGACGCTCCCGTGGAGATCCTCACCCGCCTGCGGGTGAGCGACCTGCCGGACGCCCCCGATGCACAGCGTGAGGCGCTGGAGCGCTGA
- a CDS encoding S1 RNA-binding domain-containing protein → MSVDVGSIVEGTVVKITNYGAFVELPDGRSGLVHIREIADTYVKDVRDYLKEQQKVKVKILGVNERGKLDLSVKQALSPEERAARARAKTSFEEKLKAFLKESEERLLDLKRNTEAKRGGGKKRR, encoded by the coding sequence ATGAGCGTGGACGTCGGAAGCATCGTAGAAGGCACTGTGGTCAAAATCACCAACTACGGAGCGTTTGTGGAGCTCCCGGACGGCCGCAGCGGCTTGGTGCACATCCGGGAGATCGCCGATACGTACGTCAAGGACGTGCGCGACTACCTCAAGGAGCAGCAGAAGGTCAAGGTCAAGATCCTCGGCGTCAACGAGCGGGGCAAGCTGGACCTTTCGGTCAAGCAGGCCCTGTCCCCCGAAGAGCGCGCGGCCCGGGCCCGGGCCAAGACGTCCTTCGAAGAGAAGCTGAAGGCGTTCCTCAAGGAAAGCGAGGAGCGCCTGCTGGACCTCAAGCGCAACACCGAGGCCAAGCGGGGAGGCGGCAAGAAGCGCCGCTAG